One Candidatus Hinthialibacter antarcticus DNA window includes the following coding sequences:
- the ppdK gene encoding pyruvate, phosphate dikinase yields the protein MAKKNVYFFGNGRADGNGKMGNLLGGKGANLAEMSSLKIPVPAGFTIPTDMCNIYYANKGKYTPAFIKEVNENLVKIERAMKKKFGDPKNPLLLSVRSGARKSMPGMMETILNVGLNADTIAGIVAKTGNARFAWDSYRRLIQMYADVVMEKAAGFEPKDGQGIRAQLERELEAIKKKYKVKNDPDLSAEQLQEVVAAYKKKIKQVLKKNFPDDPKEQLWGSINAVFRSWNGKRAFAYRNIEGIPHDWGTAVNVQAMVFGNMGESSATGVAFTRNPATGENIFYGEWLINAQGEDVVAGIRTPAPMGKKMKKETGAKEASLEEAYPKLYKELDSIRLRLEKHYKDMLDVEFTIEEGVLWMLQCRVGKRNGPAAVQMAVDMKDERLINAKTAVLRVTSDQLDELLHPIIDPKVEAKTKVICKGLPAGPGGATGQIVFTADEAVKWRKAGKQVILVRDETNPEDVEGMRAAEAILTARGGMTSHAALVARGWGKCCIVGAGSIEIDYKKGILTVGDVKLKEGAWVSLNGTKGVVYEGALPLIEAGDDNKYLDKFLAICDTIRRLKVRTNAETPEDAKKALGFGAEGIGLFRTEHMFYGKGSEQPLSKLRKMIMSETVEERKKALKELYPFVKKDIKATLLAMNGLPVTFRLLDPPLHEFVPHEKAEVAKLCKELKISPAEFKKRAEALSEVNPMMGHRGVRLGVTYPEVAEMQIQAILEASAELLKAKKKPLPEIMIPVVSATSELDVMKALAEGVYNEVLKKTKLKKIPHMFGTMIEIPRACLVADDIAEVAEFFSFGTNDLTQMTFGYSRDDSAGFLHQYVEDELLEGDPFQSIDESGVGELIKVAVERGQKTRKGIKLGICGEHGGDPKSVFFCHKVGLDYVSCSPFRVPIARHAAACVAALEKK from the coding sequence ATGGCTAAGAAAAACGTTTACTTCTTCGGAAACGGCCGTGCAGACGGCAATGGCAAGATGGGGAATCTGTTGGGCGGAAAAGGCGCCAACCTGGCGGAAATGAGCAGCCTTAAAATTCCAGTACCCGCAGGATTCACAATCCCCACAGACATGTGCAACATCTACTACGCCAACAAAGGAAAATATACGCCCGCCTTCATCAAAGAGGTTAATGAAAACCTTGTAAAAATCGAACGCGCGATGAAGAAAAAATTCGGCGATCCCAAAAACCCTCTGTTGTTGTCCGTCCGTTCGGGCGCGCGTAAATCCATGCCCGGCATGATGGAAACCATCCTCAACGTCGGCCTCAACGCTGACACCATCGCCGGCATCGTCGCCAAAACCGGCAACGCCCGCTTCGCGTGGGATTCATACCGCCGCTTAATTCAGATGTACGCTGACGTCGTTATGGAAAAAGCCGCTGGCTTCGAACCCAAAGACGGCCAGGGCATCCGCGCTCAGTTGGAACGCGAACTGGAAGCGATCAAAAAGAAATACAAAGTCAAAAATGATCCAGACCTCAGCGCCGAACAACTGCAAGAAGTCGTTGCGGCCTACAAAAAGAAAATCAAGCAAGTTCTGAAAAAGAACTTCCCAGATGACCCCAAAGAACAATTGTGGGGTTCCATCAATGCGGTCTTCCGTTCCTGGAACGGCAAGCGCGCCTTCGCTTATCGTAACATCGAAGGTATTCCTCACGACTGGGGTACAGCGGTTAACGTCCAGGCGATGGTCTTTGGCAACATGGGCGAATCGTCCGCGACCGGCGTTGCGTTTACCCGCAATCCGGCGACTGGCGAAAACATTTTCTACGGCGAATGGCTGATTAACGCTCAGGGCGAAGACGTGGTCGCGGGCATCCGCACCCCGGCGCCGATGGGCAAGAAGATGAAAAAAGAAACCGGCGCCAAAGAAGCCTCGCTGGAAGAAGCGTATCCGAAACTCTACAAAGAGCTCGATAGCATTCGTTTGCGTCTTGAGAAGCACTACAAAGACATGCTCGACGTCGAATTCACCATCGAAGAAGGCGTGTTGTGGATGCTGCAATGCCGCGTCGGCAAACGCAACGGCCCCGCCGCTGTGCAGATGGCCGTCGATATGAAAGACGAGCGCCTCATCAACGCCAAGACTGCTGTCTTGCGCGTGACATCCGACCAATTGGACGAACTGCTCCACCCGATCATCGACCCGAAGGTCGAAGCCAAGACGAAAGTCATTTGCAAAGGCTTGCCTGCCGGTCCTGGCGGTGCAACGGGTCAAATTGTCTTCACGGCGGATGAAGCGGTGAAATGGCGCAAAGCCGGTAAGCAAGTTATTCTCGTTCGCGATGAAACCAACCCCGAAGACGTCGAAGGCATGCGCGCTGCAGAAGCCATCCTGACCGCTCGCGGCGGTATGACCAGCCACGCGGCTTTGGTTGCCCGCGGCTGGGGCAAATGCTGCATCGTCGGCGCTGGCTCCATCGAAATTGATTACAAAAAAGGCATTCTCACTGTTGGCGACGTGAAACTGAAAGAAGGCGCTTGGGTTTCGTTGAATGGAACCAAGGGCGTTGTCTATGAAGGCGCACTGCCATTGATCGAAGCGGGCGATGACAACAAATACCTCGATAAATTCTTGGCGATTTGTGACACGATCCGCAGACTCAAAGTTCGCACCAACGCCGAAACCCCTGAAGACGCAAAGAAAGCGCTTGGCTTTGGCGCCGAAGGTATCGGCCTGTTCCGCACCGAGCACATGTTCTACGGTAAAGGCTCCGAACAACCGCTGTCGAAATTACGCAAGATGATCATGTCTGAAACCGTCGAAGAGCGCAAAAAAGCGTTGAAAGAGCTTTATCCATTCGTAAAGAAAGACATCAAGGCGACCTTGCTGGCGATGAACGGCTTGCCCGTCACCTTCCGTCTGCTCGATCCTCCTTTGCACGAATTTGTTCCGCACGAAAAAGCGGAAGTCGCCAAACTCTGCAAAGAGTTGAAGATCAGCCCGGCGGAATTTAAAAAACGCGCCGAAGCCCTCAGCGAAGTTAACCCCATGATGGGCCATCGCGGCGTTCGTTTGGGCGTTACTTATCCCGAAGTTGCCGAAATGCAAATTCAGGCGATTCTCGAAGCTTCAGCGGAATTGTTGAAAGCCAAAAAGAAACCGCTTCCTGAAATCATGATTCCAGTTGTTAGCGCAACCAGCGAATTAGACGTAATGAAAGCCTTGGCGGAAGGCGTCTATAACGAAGTCTTGAAAAAGACCAAACTCAAAAAGATTCCTCACATGTTCGGTACGATGATCGAAATCCCGCGCGCTTGCCTGGTTGCGGACGACATCGCCGAAGTGGCGGAATTCTTCTCATTCGGCACCAACGATCTGACTCAGATGACCTTCGGCTACAGCCGCGACGACTCGGCGGGCTTCTTACACCAATACGTCGAAGACGAATTGTTGGAGGGCGATCCGTTCCAGTCCATTGACGAGAGCGGCGTTGGCGAGTTGATCAAAGTTGCGGTCGAACGCGGTCAAAAAACCCGCAAGGGCATCAAATTGGGCATCTGCGGCGAACACGGCGGCGATCCCAAATCGGTGTTCTTCTGCCACAAAGTCGGTTTGGATTATGTGTCCTGCTCGCCGTTCCGCGTACCCATCGCGCGTCACGCGGCGGCCTGTGTCGCAGCGCTCGAAAAGAAATAA
- a CDS encoding DUF1080 domain-containing protein, which translates to MSNIRQITIMALCVVCAFAFAISAGAQSESEVQGNWQGEVDGWSGHSLHAQVVALGGDNFRAVLFLDTTFPENHRTEIKGKAIKNVVYWTGDATFPGMGTFSVKAETRFTGKGADKKGELAGTFTKDGKTSVFTLNKIYIQSPTLGQDPPAGAKVLIPKDLKPGMDDQVNQNWERGYRWAINNEGALVSSGSSLIAKYEYQDAQIHVEFSTPFEPNDRGQARGNSGCYVHGRYEVQVLDSFGDPPADNLCGGIYQQLVPRICAALPPGEWQTYDITFIAPKFDASGKKTKNAILTIVHNGETIHDQRELKHGTPGGIGGKEAPLGRMLLQDHTDNGLRYRNIWIKPLK; encoded by the coding sequence ATGTCTAATATTCGTCAAATCACAATCATGGCGCTTTGCGTCGTATGCGCGTTTGCGTTCGCAATCAGCGCGGGCGCACAGAGCGAGTCTGAAGTACAAGGCAATTGGCAGGGAGAAGTCGACGGTTGGAGCGGACATTCGCTTCACGCCCAAGTGGTTGCGCTGGGCGGCGACAATTTTCGGGCGGTGTTGTTTTTAGATACCACCTTTCCCGAAAACCACCGTACCGAGATTAAGGGCAAAGCCATAAAGAACGTCGTCTATTGGACGGGCGACGCCACGTTTCCTGGCATGGGAACGTTTAGCGTCAAAGCCGAAACCCGCTTCACGGGCAAAGGCGCCGATAAAAAAGGCGAACTGGCGGGAACCTTCACCAAAGACGGTAAAACGTCGGTCTTCACCTTAAACAAAATATACATTCAATCGCCGACGCTGGGCCAGGACCCGCCCGCAGGCGCGAAAGTTTTGATCCCAAAAGATTTGAAACCCGGTATGGACGACCAGGTCAACCAAAATTGGGAACGCGGCTACCGTTGGGCGATTAACAATGAAGGCGCCTTGGTCAGTAGCGGCAGTTCGCTGATTGCGAAATATGAATATCAGGACGCGCAGATTCACGTCGAATTTTCGACGCCGTTTGAACCCAACGACCGCGGCCAGGCGCGCGGAAACAGCGGCTGCTATGTGCATGGCCGCTATGAAGTGCAGGTGCTCGACAGTTTCGGCGATCCTCCGGCGGACAACCTGTGCGGCGGCATCTATCAGCAATTGGTCCCGCGTATTTGCGCGGCGCTGCCTCCCGGCGAATGGCAGACGTACGACATTACCTTTATCGCGCCCAAGTTTGACGCGAGTGGAAAGAAGACCAAGAACGCGATTCTGACCATCGTGCACAACGGCGAAACCATTCACGATCAACGCGAACTCAAACACGGCACCCCGGGCGGAATTGGCGGCAAAGAAGCGCCTTTGGGCCGCATGTTGTTGCAAGACCACACTGACAACGGCCTGCGTTACCGTAATATCTGGATCAAACCACTGAAGTAG
- a CDS encoding radical SAM protein, which produces MKVLLIQPPEFNMITTNVPSVVDEETGAYPPLGLLYVAAFLEQQTDHTVEILDAILDGLDYDGLEAEIRRRKPDVVGIQAMTFTLIDATLAAKVVKSIDPNIPVMFGGPHVYIYPNETLQIPQVDYIVIGEGEKTTADLVNALSEGRDPSTVNGIGYKQNGEIKLTPAVALNQDLDALPMPARHLVPQDRYYSVLARETPITTMMSSRGCPMQCIFCDRPHLGKQFRYRSPQSVVDEMEACERMGIKEIFIYDDTFTIRRDRVMEICRLYRKRGLTIKWDSRAHINTITEPMLDAMAASGVTRLHYGVEAGTEEITKVLKKGIDLNRTREVFRETKKRGITTLGYFMIGNPGETKEQAIETIEFARRLDADFIHLSVATPFPATELYRMAFKTGLYQNDYWREFSRNPSPDFRPKLWTEVMSEEELINLMQWGYNRFYMRGGYIMKRVLELRNWNEFVRKARAGIRLLAWGAKAKAV; this is translated from the coding sequence ATGAAAGTATTATTGATTCAGCCGCCCGAATTCAACATGATTACGACCAACGTGCCCAGCGTGGTCGATGAAGAGACCGGCGCGTATCCACCGCTGGGGCTGCTCTACGTCGCGGCGTTTTTAGAACAACAGACTGACCATACGGTTGAGATTCTCGACGCGATTCTCGATGGCCTCGATTACGATGGCTTGGAAGCGGAAATCCGCCGCCGCAAGCCGGACGTGGTCGGCATTCAGGCGATGACCTTCACGCTCATTGACGCGACGCTGGCGGCAAAAGTGGTGAAGTCGATTGACCCGAATATCCCCGTGATGTTCGGTGGGCCGCATGTATATATCTACCCGAATGAGACGTTGCAGATTCCCCAGGTTGATTACATCGTCATCGGCGAAGGCGAAAAAACCACCGCCGACCTGGTCAACGCATTATCAGAAGGACGCGATCCTTCGACGGTCAATGGGATCGGCTACAAACAAAACGGCGAGATCAAACTGACGCCGGCGGTGGCGCTCAATCAAGACCTCGATGCATTGCCCATGCCCGCGCGCCATCTGGTGCCGCAAGACCGCTATTACTCCGTGCTCGCCCGAGAGACGCCCATCACCACCATGATGTCGAGCCGCGGCTGCCCCATGCAGTGCATTTTCTGCGACCGCCCCCATCTCGGCAAGCAGTTTCGCTACCGCAGCCCGCAGAGCGTAGTCGATGAGATGGAAGCCTGCGAGCGCATGGGCATCAAAGAGATTTTCATTTACGACGACACGTTTACCATCCGCCGCGACCGCGTGATGGAAATCTGCCGCCTCTATCGCAAGCGCGGCCTGACCATCAAGTGGGATTCGCGCGCGCACATCAACACCATCACCGAGCCGATGCTTGACGCGATGGCGGCGTCGGGCGTGACCCGGCTGCACTACGGCGTCGAAGCGGGCACCGAGGAAATCACCAAAGTGCTCAAAAAAGGCATCGACCTCAACCGCACCCGCGAGGTATTTCGCGAAACCAAAAAACGCGGAATCACCACCCTGGGCTATTTTATGATCGGCAACCCCGGCGAGACCAAAGAGCAAGCCATCGAAACCATCGAGTTTGCGCGGCGTCTCGACGCCGATTTCATTCACCTCTCGGTCGCGACGCCCTTCCCCGCGACCGAACTCTACCGCATGGCCTTCAAAACCGGCCTCTACCAAAACGACTATTGGCGCGAGTTTTCACGCAACCCCAGCCCTGACTTCCGCCCGAAATTATGGACGGAAGTGATGAGCGAAGAAGAACTCATCAACCTGATGCAATGGGGATACAACCGGTTTTACATGCGCGGCGGTTACATCATGAAGCGCGTGTTGGAACTACGAAACTGGAACGAGTTCGTCCGCAAAGCTCGCGCCGGAATCCGTCTGCTCGCCTGGGGCGCCAAAGCCAAAGCGGTGTAG
- the purB gene encoding adenylosuccinate lyase gives MIERYTRPEMGTIWSEEFRFNTWLQVEIAACVAHNKLGVVPDDALQEIKTKARFDIERIKEIEKTCDHETIAFLTNVAEYVGPASRYIHYGMTSSDKLDTATALQLVAASDLLLEDIKTLHKSVGALAKKHKHTIMVGRSHGIHAEPITFGLKVAIWYTELGRHLERMERARDTIRVGKVSGSVGTFSHIDMRVEEIVCDELGLEAAGVSNQIVQRDRHAEWLAAIAGVGATLEKIAVEIRGLQRTEVREVQEPFPPGNKGSSSMPHKKNPNLSERITGLARLLRGYAITGWENVALWHERDISHSCVERVSLTDASILLDYMLERMNWIIENLIVDPDRMKHNLDSTHGVVFSQKILLALALKGMSREDAYKIVQETSLRIWGSDAMLIDELKANADVKKHLSDDEIDACFQCDEILVNADKIFERIGLG, from the coding sequence ATGATCGAACGCTATACCCGGCCTGAAATGGGCACTATCTGGAGCGAGGAGTTTCGCTTCAATACCTGGTTGCAGGTCGAAATCGCCGCCTGCGTGGCGCACAACAAACTCGGCGTTGTTCCCGACGACGCGCTGCAAGAGATCAAAACCAAAGCCAGGTTCGACATCGAACGCATTAAAGAGATCGAAAAGACGTGCGACCATGAAACCATCGCGTTTCTTACAAACGTGGCCGAATACGTCGGCCCCGCCTCGCGCTACATCCATTATGGAATGACCTCGTCCGACAAACTCGATACCGCCACTGCGCTGCAACTGGTCGCCGCCAGCGATTTGCTGCTCGAAGATATCAAGACGCTGCACAAATCCGTTGGCGCCCTCGCCAAGAAACACAAACACACCATCATGGTGGGCCGCAGCCACGGCATTCACGCCGAGCCGATTACTTTCGGCCTCAAGGTTGCAATCTGGTATACCGAATTGGGGCGCCACCTTGAACGCATGGAACGCGCGCGCGACACCATCCGCGTCGGCAAAGTGTCTGGCTCTGTCGGGACCTTTTCGCATATTGATATGCGCGTTGAAGAGATTGTCTGCGATGAACTCGGCCTCGAAGCGGCGGGCGTTAGCAACCAGATCGTCCAGCGCGACCGCCATGCGGAATGGCTGGCGGCTATCGCGGGCGTCGGCGCGACGCTCGAAAAAATCGCGGTCGAAATTCGCGGCCTGCAACGCACCGAAGTACGTGAGGTTCAGGAGCCGTTCCCACCGGGCAACAAAGGCTCGTCGTCGATGCCCCACAAAAAGAACCCCAACCTCAGCGAGCGTATCACCGGCTTGGCGCGGTTGCTGCGCGGTTATGCTATCACCGGGTGGGAAAACGTCGCGCTGTGGCATGAACGCGACATCTCTCATTCATGCGTCGAACGCGTGTCGCTGACCGACGCGTCGATCCTGCTCGATTACATGTTGGAGCGCATGAACTGGATCATTGAGAACCTCATCGTCGATCCCGACCGCATGAAGCACAATCTTGATTCGACCCACGGCGTGGTCTTCTCACAAAAAATATTGTTAGCATTAGCCCTCAAAGGCATGTCGCGTGAGGACGCCTACAAGATCGTGCAGGAAACCTCGCTGCGTATTTGGGGTTCGGACGCGATGTTGATTGACGAACTCAAAGCCAACGCTGATGTCAAAAAACATTTAAGCGACGATGAGATCGACGCCTGCTTCCAATGCGACGAAATCCTGGTCAACGCCGACAAAATTTTTGAACGCATCGGCTTGGGGTGA
- a CDS encoding DUF4268 domain-containing protein has protein sequence MNKQLFWNRLYECNNFQSFLNRHVKHTQPEKFNSSKFQINSNIPNLKYMVRLQSNSFTVEILLDHWNPKTENESKLRTLQDFQTEIENRCGELEWVNISEKINCKIIKRINCSNLNNEGRWPQIFDEIVCEIENLEESVNNHRDLLLEINS, from the coding sequence ATGAATAAACAATTGTTTTGGAACAGACTTTACGAGTGCAACAACTTCCAGTCATTTTTGAATAGGCATGTCAAGCATACTCAACCAGAAAAATTTAATTCATCAAAGTTTCAAATAAATTCAAATATTCCTAATTTAAAATATATGGTTCGATTACAATCTAATAGTTTTACAGTAGAAATACTATTAGATCACTGGAATCCCAAAACCGAAAATGAAAGTAAATTGAGAACATTACAGGATTTTCAAACTGAAATTGAAAATAGATGTGGTGAATTAGAATGGGTGAATATATCCGAAAAAATAAATTGCAAAATTATTAAAAGAATAAATTGTAGCAATCTAAATAATGAAGGAAGATGGCCTCAAATATTTGATGAGATAGTATGTGAAATTGAAAACCTTGAAGAATCTGTCAATAACCACAGAGACTTGCTGCTAGAAATAAATAGTTAG
- a CDS encoding VWA domain-containing protein codes for MNFLAPLGLLFGLSIPAVIILYLLKLKRIDQPISSTLLWRQSLEDLKANTPFQKLKRSLLLYLQLLIMALLALAIARPVLELGGLRGQSFVVLIDQSASMNANDVRPSRLDEAKKLAIDLVNDMSMGDRMMVASFSSNAQVITPFERNKSVLRNVIQKIRATENPTDLKEAIKIAQSASELQTNLEVVIFSDGGFEPPDVESLEGMKVRYIPIGQSADNIGITDLVVRRDFSLQQSYQVLVGVQNSGSIEKTVFVELLGQGHKVVAGEEDEHQHEESEEPEEILLDAREVTLAPGAHESLLFKDPGNFTEVLRVRVDNDDPLPNDNQAWAVIQGEAYLDVLLVTVNNPYLERALNLDARTRVSVQAPSDYTGPGNFDLVVFDAYAPPALTNGSYFFINAVPPMPGWSMGDELTLPYIVSFDRFHSLARYVNFDTLIVNRCRNMAAPAWVETIVESRETPLVVAFETDAVQGVVASFDLFDSNWPNRVSFPIFIMNLIDWIATGKGDAMMRSTGEVLTLAPPQSLLDEAFLKPPAPLEPKTYTFTAASPLFYDETDRQGIYEYLIADTIRTRYAVNLLSTEESKIAPRLELQFGEVQIEGDLGSVASNQEIWRLLALIAFIVLCVEWFVYVRRARYSF; via the coding sequence CAGTACGCTGTTATGGCGGCAAAGCCTTGAAGACCTGAAGGCGAACACGCCATTTCAAAAATTAAAACGCAGTCTGCTGTTATACCTTCAGCTGCTCATCATGGCGCTGTTGGCGCTGGCGATTGCGCGTCCGGTATTGGAACTGGGCGGATTGCGCGGGCAGAGTTTTGTGGTGTTGATTGACCAGTCAGCCAGCATGAACGCAAATGACGTGCGCCCATCGCGCCTCGACGAAGCAAAAAAACTCGCCATCGACCTTGTCAACGATATGAGCATGGGCGACCGCATGATGGTGGCGTCGTTCTCATCCAACGCGCAGGTGATTACGCCCTTCGAGCGCAACAAAAGCGTCTTGCGTAATGTCATTCAGAAAATCCGCGCGACCGAAAACCCGACCGATCTCAAAGAAGCCATCAAAATTGCGCAATCTGCGTCAGAGTTACAAACGAACCTCGAAGTGGTGATCTTCTCAGACGGTGGATTCGAGCCGCCGGATGTCGAATCGTTAGAAGGCATGAAGGTCCGCTACATTCCCATCGGCCAATCAGCGGACAACATCGGGATTACCGATCTGGTCGTACGCCGCGACTTTAGCCTGCAACAAAGTTACCAGGTGCTGGTTGGCGTTCAAAATTCCGGTTCCATTGAAAAAACGGTGTTCGTTGAATTGCTGGGCCAGGGCCACAAGGTTGTCGCTGGCGAAGAAGATGAACACCAGCACGAAGAAAGCGAAGAGCCGGAGGAGATTCTACTAGACGCCCGCGAAGTGACGCTGGCGCCCGGCGCGCATGAGTCGCTGTTATTTAAAGACCCCGGCAACTTCACCGAAGTGTTGCGCGTCCGCGTGGACAACGACGACCCCTTGCCCAACGACAACCAAGCATGGGCGGTCATTCAGGGCGAAGCCTATCTGGATGTGCTATTGGTCACGGTCAACAATCCCTACCTGGAACGCGCACTCAACCTGGATGCGCGCACCCGCGTTTCGGTGCAAGCGCCCAGCGACTATACCGGGCCGGGCAACTTTGACTTGGTCGTGTTTGACGCATACGCGCCGCCCGCGCTGACGAACGGCTCCTACTTCTTCATTAACGCCGTGCCGCCCATGCCGGGCTGGTCGATGGGCGACGAGTTGACGTTGCCGTACATCGTTTCGTTTGACCGCTTTCACTCACTGGCGCGTTATGTGAATTTTGACACGCTGATCGTCAACCGATGCCGCAACATGGCCGCGCCCGCCTGGGTGGAGACCATCGTCGAATCACGCGAGACGCCGCTGGTGGTTGCGTTCGAGACGGACGCCGTGCAAGGCGTAGTCGCCTCGTTTGACTTGTTCGACAGCAATTGGCCGAACCGGGTTTCGTTTCCCATTTTTATCATGAACCTGATTGATTGGATCGCAACCGGCAAAGGCGACGCCATGATGCGTTCGACCGGCGAAGTGTTAACGCTGGCGCCGCCGCAGTCACTCTTGGATGAGGCGTTTCTCAAACCGCCCGCTCCACTCGAGCCGAAAACGTACACCTTCACCGCTGCCAGCCCGCTTTTTTATGACGAGACCGACCGCCAGGGCATTTATGAATATCTGATCGCAGATACGATACGCACCCGTTATGCGGTGAATTTACTCTCAACCGAAGAATCGAAAATCGCGCCCCGGCTTGAGTTACAATTCGGCGAAGTGCAGATCGAAGGCGACCTCGGTTCGGTGGCGTCCAACCAGGAAATCTGGCGGCTGCTGGCGCTGATCGCGTTCATCGTGCTCTGCGTCGAGTGGTTTGTGTACGTCCGCCGCGCACGGTATTCGTTTTGA